From Methylocystis sp. ATCC 49242, one genomic window encodes:
- the nusA gene encoding transcription termination factor NusA, which translates to MAVSANRLEILQIADAVAREKSIDRSIVIASMEDALQKAARSRYGQETEVRAEINPRTGEVRFSRLLEVVDKVENDATQIAIEDARKRNPAAQAGDWISETLPPFDFGRIAAQSAKQIIVQKVREAERDRQYEEFKDRIGEIVNGVVKRVEYGNVIIDLGRGEGVIRRDEMIPREMFRPGDRARAYVYDVRREQRGPQIFLSRTHPQFMAKLFKQEVPEIYDGVIEVKSVARDPGSRAKIAVVSRDSSIDPVGACVGMRGSRVQAVVQELQGERIDIIPWSVDAATFIVNALQPAEVVKVVLDEDSSRIEVVVPDDQLSLAIGRRGQNVRLASQLTGWDIDILTEAEESERRQKEFVERTNTFMTAIDVDEVVGRLLASEGFRSVEDLAYVELSELASIEGFDEDTATEIQNRARAYLDKLEAENEARRVELGVSDELREIDGMTTAMMVRLGENDVKTMEDFAGCVPDDLVGWSEKKDGETTKHEGFFEGIELSREEAEAMIMAARVRVGWIEKPAPEAETEAAVEGEEQH; encoded by the coding sequence ATGGCCGTCAGCGCCAACCGACTTGAAATTCTGCAGATCGCCGACGCGGTCGCGCGCGAAAAGTCGATCGATCGCAGCATCGTGATTGCCTCGATGGAGGACGCGCTGCAGAAGGCGGCGCGCTCACGCTACGGGCAGGAGACCGAGGTTCGCGCCGAGATCAATCCCCGCACGGGCGAAGTGCGCTTCTCCCGCCTGCTCGAGGTGGTCGACAAGGTCGAGAACGACGCGACGCAGATTGCGATCGAGGACGCGCGCAAGCGCAACCCGGCGGCGCAGGCCGGCGACTGGATTTCCGAGACGCTGCCGCCCTTCGATTTCGGGCGCATCGCCGCGCAGTCCGCCAAGCAGATCATCGTGCAGAAGGTGCGCGAGGCCGAGCGCGACCGCCAGTACGAGGAATTCAAGGACCGCATCGGCGAGATCGTCAACGGCGTCGTCAAGCGCGTCGAATATGGCAATGTGATCATCGATCTCGGCCGCGGCGAAGGCGTGATCCGCCGCGACGAGATGATCCCGCGCGAAATGTTTCGCCCCGGCGACCGCGCGCGCGCTTACGTCTACGACGTTCGCCGCGAGCAGCGCGGGCCGCAGATCTTCCTGTCGCGCACCCATCCGCAATTCATGGCGAAACTGTTCAAGCAGGAAGTGCCGGAGATCTACGACGGCGTGATCGAGGTGAAGTCGGTCGCCCGCGACCCGGGCTCGCGCGCCAAGATCGCCGTCGTTTCGCGCGATTCGTCGATCGATCCTGTCGGCGCCTGCGTCGGCATGCGCGGTTCGCGCGTGCAGGCGGTGGTGCAGGAGCTTCAGGGCGAGCGCATCGACATCATTCCGTGGTCGGTGGACGCCGCGACCTTCATCGTCAATGCGCTGCAGCCGGCCGAAGTGGTGAAGGTGGTGCTCGACGAGGACTCCTCGCGCATCGAGGTCGTCGTGCCGGACGACCAGCTGTCGCTCGCCATCGGCCGCCGCGGCCAGAATGTGCGCCTCGCCTCGCAGCTTACCGGCTGGGATATCGACATACTGACCGAGGCCGAGGAGTCCGAGCGCCGGCAGAAGGAATTTGTCGAGCGCACCAACACTTTCATGACGGCGATCGACGTCGACGAAGTGGTCGGCCGCCTGCTGGCGTCGGAAGGTTTCCGCTCCGTCGAGGACCTCGCCTATGTGGAGCTCAGCGAGCTCGCGTCGATCGAAGGCTTCGACGAGGACACGGCGACCGAGATCCAGAACCGCGCGCGCGCCTATCTCGACAAGCTCGAGGCCGAAAACGAAGCCCGCCGCGTCGAACTCGGCGTCTCCGACGAATTGCGCGAGATCGACGGCATGACCACCGCGATGATGGTCAGGCTCGGCGAGAACGACGTGAAGACGATGGAGGACTTCGCCGGCTGCGTGCCGGACGACCTCGTCGGCTGGAGCGAGAAGAAGGACGGCGAGACCACGAAGCACGAAGGCTTCTTCGAGGGTATCGAACTCTCGCGCGAAGAGGCCGAGGCGATGATCATGGCCGCCCGCGTGCGCGTCGGCTGGATCGAGAAACCGGCGCCCGAGGCTGAGACCGAGGCGGCCGTGGAGGGCGAAGAGCAGCATTGA